The DNA region CCCCAATCAAATCTAATCATGAAAATTCGTTAAACTCCTTCCTTCGAGTTCAAAAGggagaaaagggaaaaaatacaaatcaaagGAGTATAGGAGGACAAGGGGGAAGAACTCACCTCTAATGACACGTGAAGATGATGTCTCGATATTAGATCTTTATGTCTTTGCTCTGTCTctttcctctttcttttcttcttttctcctccttctttctaacttttcttttctttcttgtttctctctctgGCTCTCCCTTACCTCATCTATAAAAATGTATGGGTTTGTCGGGCTTGGTGGGCCTCAACCTACCTTAGGCCTCGACTCCTTATCTAGATTTTTCTATCTAGTCATTccaaataaaaaggaaattgtTATTAATAATGTCTAAGGATATCCTTTAACCATTAAACATAAGGAGtattccataaaaaaaaggtCTGCCTGTCATTTATCATTGATGTCCATGTTaagtaaaaaaacatttgtgTCATAAGATGAATCGGAACtcttaattattatgattagatgcaaataaatacTACTAATGTTAAAAGTTGTGTCTTATGAGTGTCTAAGGTATTAGACGACAGTAAGCTAAAGCTATGATCTGATACAACATTTAGGAGTGAcatttaatatttcattaaatattttgtttctgaGGTTCGTTTTGTAGACACATTCTTTTAGGATCTTTCGAaacctatgaagaataaatgaaattcAAGATCTGAAAGTCAATAGCTTCATCAAGAGACACATTTTGTCATGCAAACTTGCTTTGACCAAAGGGAAGTGATTTTTCTGCTGAACTGTTCTACCCAAAAGCCAATTAGAGTGGTTTCACTGCATGAAGAAAGGTGTGCATTTAATGCAAGAATGAAATGCTCCGAAGGCCATATGCATTAGACGAATGCTGCAGTGAAGAAATTCATATATTGTGAGACAACAAACACTTGAAGAAGAAGGCCTATAAATAccaaaagttttgaataaataacACACGAACCTTATGCGCTTTCATTCatattctttatgtataaattcttgtaaattttagaaaaactctCAAAACACCTTAAACATATTGAGAAAATAGACTAAGTGTTGAAATTGTATATTCGTTTATAAGACACTAAAAGAGTCTGtgcaaacacaacaacaaatctTCCTAATTTGTGTAGAGCCAACAATGGCttggtaggacaaagaataATGAGTTGTATCAAGCTTGAGGTTGAGCTTGGCTTGTAAGAGCTAAAAGTAGCCATGATAGAATACTTGTAACTTTTGAGAAGTTAGTGGAACTTGGTGGTTTGTCAAGAACTGAATGTAATCTTAGTGGTAGAGACGAACCAATATAATTCCATGTATGTGATATatgttcatttcttttcttctttaaacTGACCTaaggtttgaatttgattttgtttttgaaaaatcttttcttttacaaaatcTAATTTCATGTCTGAAAGtgttttagttaaaatttgttatttgtcTTACAAAGTTCTTCTTCAAACAATTACTTTGTTCTTTCACAAAAAGACTTTAAAATTATCTAAACTCACAATTCAACTTCccttcttataatatttttcctttgCAATCCATGTATTGGGGGTGTTACAAAACACACCCCTAAAGTTATTTGCCCATGATGGAGATCCAACTAAACCACCCTAAAGATACTGTGCGACATTGGAGTTCCTATGACTAGGTCAAGACTAAGATGATGAAGAAAAAGTTTTGCAAGGCCAAATTATGCATATCATGGAAAGTTTAACTCAAAGTGGATTAGAGGTTATACCAAAATGGCTCACTTTTCTACAAGTTGATGAAGATTTGAGTCCAACTTAAAGACAACATGAAAAGCCCAAATTTACAAGTCAATAAGCATTCATGGActaaagtttaattaattttttgcctAAATAATTATTCCAAACCCCTTTTTCTTATTAACCATGGAATTTgaacttatttttgtttaaataagttCAAAGTATTGTGATATTGTCTAGGTAAAGTTTTAGTGTTGTTAAACTTTCCAAACCACTATTATGGTTAATAGGTTAGTGCAAATTCTAGAAATAAAAGCTTAGTGGGAAGTAATTGCTAATGGGTAATTAGTGTTTATTACAAATGTTAGTAGGAATTCTATTGTACTTCAAAGTTTGTTTAGCTTAGCCTACAAATTttggagattaaaaaaattgaatttttcttcatttgtgAAAGTTTTTCCTCTATTCTTGGGTTAATAACTTTAATTGTTAGTCCTACTGGCAGGACCCAGTTACGGTCACACATTCTTTGATAACTTTAATTCTATCGGTAGGTCATAATTAGAGTAAGTTTTTTCTACTTGCTAGTACCAATTTTCAAGGCGAACCTAAGTAAAATCCAATTATCCCCTTTCTAAAGATGTGTTATGTGGGAACTAAACTCAAGTTATTTCCCACAAGCTTAATGTACTACTTTAGACTCtaatttaagcaaaaaaaataataccatTTATGGTGTActtaaatattaacaaatctaattaattttatcctaTTTAATGATAACATTCCTTaggattatattttttatttatgatataaagTTCAAATGAATGgcattttagaagaaaaaaaatattttaattgagattaataaaattaaattatgttaactaactttcttaattagtttgaaattatttattttatctatatttaaatttagataGTATATTGCTAACCAAGTGGTCCAGGGTTTAAACCCTGGTTGACCCTTAAGtatgaaataaatcatgttgGAGGGAAATACTCATCTTGTATATGCTCATAACATCCGACGAAAATTAGTTATCACTTAGGATAAAAACTAATTCATGCAATACCAAGCTCAGTCTCAACAATAACAAATTAGTTAGCAAGTATAGTTAGTGAGTGTGAGTTTGTTAGATTAGTTAGCTTTCTGTTGTAACTAACAAGCTTCCCTACCAAGCTTTCTTCTCACTTGTATATAAATACCATTGTTGTTATTCAATAAAGTTGAGTTATTGATTTTgatcatttatcattttcattGCTCGTTTATTTCCTCTCATGGTCGCGCATACCTtcaacatggtatcagagctcttcCTGTGAAGATCTCTGTTGTGCACTCGCTTTCCTTTTCGTTTTTCTTGCAACTTCATTCATTCATCATGAGTGAAACAACACTTAGCAACACAGAAAGCTTTTTGTATCTGCATCCGAGCGAGAATCTAGCCATTGCTCTCGTCTCTCCAATTTTGGATTCAACCAACTATCATTCATGGAGCAGATCCATGATCACGGCGTTAAGTGCCAAGAACAAGGTAGAATTTGAAGATGGAAGCACATCGAAGCCATTGAAGACTGATAGAACGTATGGAGCATGGCGTCGATGTAACAACATGGTCATATCTTGGATCGTCCATTCAGTAGCCATTTCAATCAGGCAAAGCATCCTATGGATGGATAAAGCGGAAGAAATCTAGCACGATTTGAAGTCCAGATACTCGTAGGGAGATCTCTTGTGAATTTCTGATCTCCAACAAGAAGCATCATCGATGAAGCAAGGTGCACTCTCAGTTACCGAGTATTTCACCAAATTACGCATAATTTGGGATGAAATCGAGAATTTCAGGCCGGATCTGATCTGCTCCTGCACCGTTAAATGTTCTTGTTCAGCCTTCTCCATTATCGCACAGAGGAAGCTCGAGGATCGAGCTATGCAGTTTTTGGGTGGACTGGACGCACAGTATGCTAATGTTCGATCTCATGTGCTGCTCATGGATCCAATGCCTACAATTTCGAAGATATTTTCATATGAGGCTCAACAGGAACGGTAATTGCTAGGTAATACTTCTTTGAATCTCAATCTCGAATCCAAAGAGATTTCTATCAATGTTGTGAAAGCTGTTTGTGATTTCTGTGGACGAGTTGGCCACATGGAAAATGTTTGCTATAAGAAGCATGGCATGCCTTCTAGTTATGACGGAAAGAGCAAAAGCAACAATGTGAGGAGTGGAAAAACCTGCACACATTGTGGCAAAAGCGGCCACACTGTTGATGTCTGTTACTAGAAACATGGGTTTCCACCTGGATACAGGACCTTCAATGGAAGAGCAACAGCAAGTAATGTAGTGGCAATGGATAGTAAAGCCACAGATGATCAAACTCAGCACCATGAGTCTCAAGACATGATTCGATTTTCTCCCGAGCAGTACAAAGCACTACTGGCTTTAATCCAACAACCATCTTTTGGGAACACAGCTTTCATCCAATCATAGAACAAACAGGTTGCCTCCATTTCTTCATGCTCCACTGATACGAATCCAAACCCAGGTATTTCATCATCCTCCATAACTGAAACATCTACCTCCTAGATATTAGATTCAGGAGCTACAAACCATGTAACATGCTCATTAAACAACCTTCACTCCTAGAATCGTATCAGTCCAATCATGGTGAAGCTGCCAAATGGTCACCATGTTTATGCCACTCACTCGAGAGTGGTGTATCTTTCCACATCCATAACATTGCTTGATGTTCTTTACATACCTTCATTTACTTTCAACCTTATCTCTATCTCCAAGCTTGTGTCTACCACCAATTGCACACTAACTTTCTCTTCTACATCTTGTATCTTGTAAGATACGAACAATCGGATGAGGATCGGTACAGTTGAAGTGAGACATGGTCTCTACCAACTCACACCAGACCGCATAAATTCTCAAACCATATGTTCCACTATTATTCATCCTAAATGTAATATCATTCCTATAGATCTATGGCATTTTCGAATGGGTCATCCATCACCTGAAAGATTACAATGCATGCAATCCTATTATCCTAtcttatgaaataataaaaactttaCATGTAATACATGCCACTATGCAAAACACAAAAGACTACCATTTAGTTCTAGCAATTCACATGCACTTCACAGTTTCGATCTCTTGCATATAGATATGTGGGGGCCATGTTCGAAATCTTCCATGCATGGTCATAGATATTTCTTAacaattgttgatgattatttgCGCTTCACATGGATTTATCTCATGCATACGAAAGCTGAAACTTGTCAAACTGTAATGAATTTTTATACATACATTGAAACACAATTCAATAGAAAGGTGAAAGCCATAAAGAGTGATAATGGGCCTGAGTTTCTCATGCATAATTTCTATGCATCAAAAGGAATTATACATCAAACTTCATGCATTGAAACACCCGAACAGAATGGCATTGTAGAGCGCAAACACCAGCATCTCCTTAATGTCACACGCGCTCTCCTTTTTCAAGCAAGCCTACCACCCAGTTTTTGGTGTTATGTCTTGCCTCATGCTACATACTTAATCAATTGCATTCCTACTCCTTTTTACAAAACATATCACCTTATGAAAAACTCCATGGCCACCCATGTGATATTTCTAACCTTCGAGTTTTTGGTTGCTTGTGTTATACTAACACTCTTAAAGCACATCGACAAAAGCTTGATCCTCGAGCGCATCCTTGCATCTTCATTGGCTTCAAATCACATACTAAGGGATATTTAGTTTATGATTTACACTTGCATAATATTACTTTCTCACGaaacattatattttatgaGGATCACTTTCTATTTCTTAATAGTACACAAACTTCGGTACCCACTCACACTGCTCCAGCTCCGAAATCATTTTCCGGCAACCATCTCAACCCGATTCCTGAAACCACACCACCCCATCCCATGAACCAGACATTATCCGATCCTGATTCATCAGTTCACACTTCACACCCACAGCTTCACCGGTCTACACGCACAAGGCAAGCCTCGACATACCTCCAAGACTATCACCGTGATCTCACTTCACTCACTGCCAATGCCTTTACCACTGTTCGGTATCCTCTTAACTCAGTCTTGTCTTATTCTTGTCTTTCTCCCTCACATCTTCATTTTGTCATGTCTATATCGTCAACCACCGAACCTACCTCTTATGCTGAAGCTTCTCGTCATGACTACTGGATTAAGGCTATGCATGCTAAGCTATAGGCTCTACAACTGAATAACACTTGGACTCTTACCATTCTTCCTCCTCACAAAACTGCCATTGGTTGTCGTTGGGTATATAAAATCAAGCACCGCGCTGATGGGTCTATAGAAAGATACAAGGCACATTTAGTCACGAAAGGATACACTTAAACAGAGGGTTTTGGATTATCTCGATACCTTCTCGCCAGTTGCAAACCTCACCACCATTCATCTCCTTTTCTAGCTTTGGTTGCTTTCCATCAATGGCATCTGCGACAACTTGATGTGAATAACGCCTTCCTTCACGGTGAGCTTAATGAAGAGGTTTACATGCATGTCCTTCCTGGACTTCTAGTCACAAGCCCGAACCAGGTTTGTCGTCTTCAACGATCTCTATATGGGCTCAAACAGGCTAGTCGACAATGGTTCACCCGGTTATCGACCTTCCTTGCTTCTCATGATTTTCAGCAATCACCAGCAGATCACTCTCTCTTTCTACGCTTCAATGCTAACATTACTACGCCTATTtttctatgttgatgatatcatTGTGACAGGTAATAGTATTACTGAAATTCAAACCATCACTGCTCTGCTTGATCAAACATTCAAGATTAAGGACCTTGGCAACTTGAAATTTTTCCTTGGGCTCGAAATTGCTCGATCTGCTCGCGGCATCCACTTATGTCAACGCAAGTGCGTTCTTGATATTATTGCTGACTCAGGCATGCTTGGTTGTCGTCCAGCTTCAACCCTCGTGGATTATTCCACTAGGTTACAGGCTTCCTCGGGCACCCCATTATCCGGTGTATCTTCATCCTCCTATCGTTGCCTGGTCGGACGTCTTATTTACCTCACCAATACGTGCCCCGACATTGCCTTCGCCGTCCAGCAACTTATCAGTACATGTCCACTCTGACAACCACTCATCATCAGGCAATTTTTCATGTGTTACATTATCTTAAAGGATCACCAGGCTCGGGTCTCTTCTTCGCTGCTCATGGCACTCCTCAACTTCATGCTTTCAGTGACTCGGACTGGGCTAGGTGTCGTGATACTAGACGTTCCATCACCGGCTTCTCCGTTTACTTCGGTTCTTcactgatttcttggccctcaaAGAAACAATCCACCATATCCCGTAGTTCTTCAGAAGCCGAGTATTGGGCCTTAGCTTCCACTACCTGTGAACTGCAATGGCTCACGTTTCTTCTTCAGGATTTCCGTGTGTCCTTCATTCAACCAGCTACTCTTTATTGCGATAATCAGTCCACCATTCAAATCGCTTCTAATCCTGTCTTCCACGAACGCACCAAACACATAGAAATCGACTGTCATATCGTGCGGCACAAGGTTAACGCCGGCCTCATCAAGCTCCTTCCCATCTCTTCTTCCATGcgacttgataaaaaaataaaaaactaaaaatatgtttaaatagttttaattttcttctttaaataaatattatactaCTGAGGTTCTTCCTTATTCTATTACTCGTATTCGTGCATTCTCACATCTTCCTATACGCccattctttaaaaattaatttataaaataatttttaaaactataaacaaaaacacatttcCAGAACATATGCAGTGCATGaattttatagaaaacaaattttttttagtaatactCATACTAAGATCTAAGATCTTTACGGTATCATCCAATTggtaatttattgataaataagtttaatatttatgtgtTGACTGATTGtataaaaattttacattatcaatatataattattttttttctcttgataaATATAGTCATCAAACTTTAGAAAACATATagatttaatttctttcaactTTAGAAAAACATGATAAACTCTTAATGAGAAAATAcacttgaaatcaaactttttaatgtttatgcactgattaaatgattatttaaatgtaaaactttttacacaacagtacatattctttttttctcttgataAATATCGTCATCAAACTTGAGAAAACATATAGATTTAATTTCTTTGAActttaaaataacataataaactCTTGAAAGTAATGAGAAAATCCACTTGAAATCCAAAATCCAAATACCTtaatatgaaaacataaaagcttaacgtttaaacaaaaatataagacTACACTTTTTCTCATGAAAGAATAACCTAGTTTTAAGAATGACTTAAAACACACTAAACTCGGCCTAATAGTGATAGCTTGTATAGCAATGTCCAAGCTTCAATCTTTGTTGTCACAAttatacacaaaaataaaaataagaatgaccTTGTTTCGCTACCAACactaatataaaatacattGCTCAGAAGAATAGATGAAGCAAAATGGTGAACAATATATCTCACTTTCAATCCATCCACTGCGTATAATGACGGCCAATAAATGTGCCAAACGCTCAAAATCATACACAATGCAAAAACCCCACCACTGCCCTTACGTTAACTATAAACGAAACTGCGTTTACATAACGGTATATCTTTTCTATGTAAATTCAAACTGAAACAAGCTCAATGTGAGGGCGAATATTTTTCAATCTTCATTGGTGAATAGAATAATTTAATCCCACGATTAAACTGCCCTTGGAAAAAGAGAATTTTCATTATACTAAAATCATTGACATGTTACTACTAACTACTAATAACCAAGCTTCCGTTTCTTTAACTTTGCCATTTTTcttctcctctctctttccTCTTCCTCCTCGATTAACCTAAGTTGCTCCTCGTCCTCCTTTTTAGCAATCATTTCACTGCATgtgtataacaaaaaaaaatcatcgacAACCCAAAAAACTACTTAATATAAAAAGCGTCATTCAGAAATCATATGATTAAATGGCAGTAGGATTTATAACACAATCATGTAGTCAGGGAAATGGAAGGGAAACCAAAGTATTGATGCATGCAACTACTATTATGGGAAGAAAAAGTAAAGGGAAAGAGGTAAGGATGAGCATCAATAAGTGCCAGGAAAGGCCAACTTTTGAGCGCAAAATGAGGAAAAGAAAGACTTTGCTTTAGCAGAGAGATCAACTTAATTAACAAGTAAAAGCAAGACAGAATAAATCAAAAGTggcatttaattttaatctgaGAAACAAACCTCCTCTTTTCTTCCCTCAAGATTTCATCAAAGCCTGCCTCCATATCGTCGAcgtcatcatcatcaacaaatttattaggGTTGTAACTGCAAATGGACCAACAAATGATTATTAAAAGTTCTAAATAATCATTAATGTATGAAATTGAGACAATCTAAATAGTTCTAAATATTCCAAGTTCCaaaaattttctttctctccaaaaaacaaaacaaagaacaCATTCTATAAAATTCAATGTTATCTGCATATtagttagaaaaacaaaaacttacttaaacatatttCTGATCATGTTCCTGACATCCACTTCGTCCTCCTCATCATCAAAGGGTCGTTTAGCAGCCTTAGGCTTGGGACGACGATCTTGCGAAGCAGTATGCACTGAATTTTGTTTAAGTGGCCTATTTATCTGGCAAAACGAGTGagcaatttaaatatatattttaaagaagCTAAAGGTATAAATCCATAAATGTAAGGGATCCATGACTAAGTGAACAAAATTATATAGCCCCACACCtgtggttttgatgatgccactGGTTGTTTTGGTGCCATTTTAGGTCTATATAGTTCTCGTATGTCTTTTCTTTGTTCCACACTCTgcttttgaattctttgttcaACACTCTgcttttgaattctttgttcaACACTCTGCTTTGGAAATCTTTGTTCAACACTCTGCTTTGGAATTCTTTGTTCAACACTGTGCTTCGAAATTCTTTGTTCTACAATCTGTTTTGGAATGGATGGATGATTCTTCGAAGGGAGTGATTTCTGCATACCATTCACTGGGTTTTTTATAGCAGGTGTTGAAGACTTATTCCCAGTGGTACCAACAGAAATCTTTGAAGGCAAGCCTTTTGGCCCAACAGGCCGGCCTGGTCCATTACCACTGTTGTTACCAGGCTGTTTCCTAGAATCTGCTGATGCCATACTAGGTTTACTGGTTGAACTGGTCCTGTAACTGGATCCTGATTTAGGAGGCAAATGGCCAGCTGCAGAACCTACATTCCGTTCCTCATGACTGGCACGAACATGCTTGCCACCATTGCTCAAAGGCAGTTTATTCCTTGCTGGAACTTGAGCTGGTCGTCCCTCTTCAACATCAGCAAAAATCCTGTATAAGTTTCCTTAATTACAATAACATGCTTTAATCCAACATTCAACACCATATACACACATCACCAAGTGCAATATACCAGAATTTCGTATAGGCATATTCTGAGATGGGGGGGCTTTAGAAGGAGCTGGAAGTTCCGCATCATCAGATAAAAG from Glycine soja cultivar W05 chromosome 8, ASM419377v2, whole genome shotgun sequence includes:
- the LOC114424116 gene encoding uncharacterized protein LOC114424116, whose product is MGSNRLVDNGSPGYRPSLLLMIFSNHQQITLSFYASMLTLLRLFFYVDDIIVTGNSITEIQTITALLDQTFKIKDLGNLKFFLGLEIARSARGIHLCQRKCVLDIIADSGMLGCRPASTLVDYSTRLQASSGTPLSGVSSSSYRCLVGRLIYLTNTCPDIAFAVQQLISSGLFFAAHGTPQLHAFSDSDWARCRDTRRSITGFSVYFGSSLISWPSKKQSTISRSSSEAEYWALASTTCELQWLTFLLQDFRVSFIQPATLYCDNQSTIQIASNPVFHERTKHIEIDCHIVRHKVNAGLIKLLPISSSMRLDKKIKN
- the LOC114423015 gene encoding protein SPT2 homolog; this translates as MRGYGDEGDGYDDYYEDEDEYEEEAEEEYEEEEEAPRKPSKEEMEYLELRQKLKESIRKQMKKESSGSGTSRRDSTDRSKNKLPYDNYGSFFGPSQPVIAQRVIQESKSLLENQHLASRFSGPHRIKKNQNKVPSGGSKSSSHNLAPKVSEMKVKAQKIKNTRDYSFLLSDDAELPAPSKAPPSQNMPIRNSEGRPAQVPARNKLPLSNGGKHVRASHEERNVGSAAGHLPPKSGSSYRTSSTSKPSMASADSRKQPGNNSGNGPGRPVGPKGLPSKISVGTTGNKSSTPAIKNPVNGMQKSLPSKNHPSIPKQIVEQRISKHSVEQRIPKQSVEQRFPKQSVEQRIQKQSVEQRIQKQSVEQRKDIRELYRPKMAPKQPVASSKPQINRPLKQNSVHTASQDRRPKPKAAKRPFDDEEDEVDVRNMIRNMFNYNPNKFVDDDDVDDMEAGFDEILREEKRSEMIAKKEDEEQLRLIEEEEERERRRKMAKLKKRKLGY